One window of Mus caroli chromosome 11, CAROLI_EIJ_v1.1, whole genome shotgun sequence genomic DNA carries:
- the Myh4 gene encoding myosin-4 isoform X1: protein MSSDAEMAVFGEAAPYLRKSEKERIEAQNKPFDAKSSVFVVDAKESYVKATVQSREGGKVTAKTEGGATVTVKDDQVFSMNPPKYDKIEDMAMMTHLHEPAVLYNLKERYAAWMIYTYSGLFCVTVNPYKWLPVYNPEVVAAYRGKKRQEAPPHIFSISDNAYQFMLTDRENQSILITGESGAGKTVNTKRVIQYFATIAVTGDKKKEEATSGKMQGTLEDQIISANPLLEAFGNAKTVRNDNSSRFGKFIRIHFGATGKLASADIETYLLEKSRVTFQLKAERSYHIFYQIMSNKKPELIEMLLITTNPYDFAYVSQGEITVPSIDDQEELMATDTAVDILGFSADEKVAIYKLTGAVMHYGNMKFKQKQREEQAEPDGTEVADKAAYLTSLNSADLLKALCYPRVKVGNEYVTKGQTVQQVYNSVGALAKSMYEKMFLWMVTRINQQLDTKQPRQYFIGVLDIAGFEIFDFNTLEQLCINFTNEKLQQFFNHHMFVLEQEEYKKEGIDWEFIDFGMDLAACIELIEKPMGIFSILEEECMFPKATDTSFKNKLYEQHLGKSNNFQKPKPAKGKAEAHFSLVHYAGTVDYNIIGWLDKNKDPLNETVVGLYQKSGLKTLAFLFSGGQAAEAEGGGGKKGGKKKGSSFQTVSALFRENLNKLMTNLKSTHPHFVRCLIPNETKTPGAMEHELVLHQLRCNGVLEGIRICRKGFPSRILYADFKQRYKVLNASAIPEGQFIDSKKASEKLLGSIDIDHTQYKFGHTKVFFKAGLLGTLEEMRDEKLAQLITRTQAVCRGYLMRVEFKKMMERRESIFCIQYNVRAFMNVKHWPWMKLYFKIKPLLKSAETEKEMANMKEDFEKAKEDLAKSEAKRKELEEKMVALMQEKNDLQLQVQAEADGLADAEERCDQLIKTKIQLEAKIKELTERAEDEEEINAELTAKKRKLEDECSELKKDIDDLELTLAKVEKEKHATENKVKNLTEEMAGLDENIAKLTKEKKALQEAHQQTLDDLQAEEDKVNTLTKAKTKLEQQVDDLEGSLEQEKKLRMDLERAKRKLEGDLKLAQESTMDIENDKQQLDEKLKKKEFEMSNLQSKIEDEQALGMQLQKKIKELQARIEELEEEIEAERASRAKAEKQRSDLSRELEEISERLEEAGGATSAQIEMNKKREAEFQKMRRDLEEATLQHEATAAALRKKHADSVAELGEQIDNLQRVKQKLEKEKSELKMEIDDLASNMETVSKAKGNLEKMCRTLEDQLSEVKTKEEEQQRLINELSTQKARLHTESGEFSRQLDEKDAMVSQLSRGKQAFTQQIEELKRQLEEESKAKNALAHALQSARHDCDLLREQYEEEQEAKAELQRAMSKANSEVAQWRTKYETDAIQRTEELEEAKKKLAQRLQDAEEHVEAVNSKCASLEKTKQRLQNEVEDLMIDVERSNAACAALDKKQRNFDKVLAEWKQKYEETQAELEASQKESRSLSTELFKVKNAYEESLDQLETLKRENKNLQQEISDLTEQIAEGGKHIHELEKIKKQIDQEKSELQASLEEAEASLEHEEGKILRIQLELNQVKSEIDRKIAEKDEEIDQLKRNHLRVVESMQSTLDAEIRSRNDALRIKKKMEGDLNEMEIQLNHANRQAAEAIRNLRNTQGMLKDTQLHLDDALRGQDDLKEQLAMVERRANLMQAEIEELRASLEQTERSRRVAEQELLDASERVQLLHTQNTSLINTKKKLETDISQIQGEMEDIVQEARNAEEKAKKAITDAAMMAEELKKEQDTSAHLERMKKNMEQTVKDLQHRLDEAEQLALKGGKKQIQKLEARVRELENEVENEQKRNIEAVKGLRKHERRVKELTYQTEEDRKNVLRLQDLVDKLQTKVKAYKRQAEEAEEQSNVNLAKFRKIQHELEEAEERADIAESQVNKLRVKSREVHTKVISEE, encoded by the exons ATGAGTTCCGATGCCGAGATGGCCGTTTTCGGGGAGGCTGCTCCTTACCTCCGGAAGTCTGAAAAGGAGCGAATCGAGGCTCAAAACAAGCCTTTTGATGCCAAGTCATCGGTGTTTGTGGTGGATGCTAAGGAGTCCTATGTGAAAGCAACAGTGCAGAGCAGGGAAGGGGGGAAGGTGACAGCCAAGACCGAAGGCGGAGCT ACGGTCACCGTCAAGGATGATCAAGTCTTCTCCATGAACCCCCCCAAGTACGACAAGATTGAGGACATGGCCATGATGACCCACCTGCACGAGCCCGCTGTGCTGTACAACCTCAAAGAGCGTTATGCAGCCTGGATGATCTAC ACTTACTCGGGCCTCTTCTGTGTCACCGTCAACCCCTACAAGTGGCTGCCGGTGTACAACCCTGAGGTGGTGGCTGCCTACAGAGGCAAAAAGCGACAGGAGGCCCCGCCCCACATCTTCTCCATCTCTGATAATGCCTACCAGTTCATGCTGACGG ATCGTGAGAATCAGTCCATCCTGATTAC CGGAGAATCCGGGGCCGGGAAGACTGTGAACACGAAGCGTGTCATCCAGTACTTTGCAACAATTGCTGTCACTGGggacaagaagaaggaggaggcgACTTCTGGCAAAATGCAG GGGACCCTTGAAGATCAAATCATCAGTGCCAACCCCCTGCTGGAGGCCTTCGGCAATGCCAAGACTGTAAGGAACGACAACTCTTCTCGATTT GGTAAATTCATCAGAATCCATTTCGGTGCCACAGGCAAACTGGCCTCTGCAGATATTGAAACCT ATCTGCTAGAGAAGTCCAGAGTCACCTTCCAGCTCAAGGCTGAAAGGAGCTACCACATCTTCTACCAAATCATGTCCAATAAGAAACCAGAGCTCATTG AGATGCTTCTGATCACCACCAACCCATATGACTTTGCTTATGTCAGTCAAGGGGAAATCACAGTGCCCAGCATTGATGACCAGGAAGAGCTGATGGCCACAGAC ACAGCTGTTGACATCCTGGGGTTCAGTGCAGATGAAAAGGTGGCCATTTACAAGCTCACAGGCGCTGTGATGCATTATGGGAACATGAAATTCAAGCAAAAGCAAAGGgaagagcaggctgagccagacggCACTGAAG TTGCTGACAAGGCTGCCTATCTGACAAGTCTGAACTCTGCTGACCTGCTCAAAGCCCTCTGCTACCCCAGGGTCAAGGTCGGCAATGAGTATGTCACCAAAGGCCAGACGGTGCAGCAG GTATACAACTCCGTGGGTGCCCTGGCCAAGTCCATGTATGAGAAGATGTTCCTGTGGATGGTCACCCGCATCAACCAGCAGCTGGACACCAAGCAGCCCCGGCAGTACTTCATTGGGGTCTTGGACATCGCTGGCTTTGAGATCTTTGAC TTCAACACCTTGGAGCAGCTGTGCATCAACTTTACCAACGAGAAACTGCAACAGTTTTTCAACCACCACATGTTCgtgctggagcaggaggagtACAAGAAGGAAGGCATTGATTGGGAGTTCATTGACTTCGGGATGGACCTGGCGGCCTGCATCGAGCTCATCGAGAAG CCGATGGGCATCTTCTCCATCCTGGAAGAGGAGTGCATGTTCCCGAAGGCGACAGACACCTCCTTCAAGAACAAGCTGTATGAGCAGCATCTTGGAAAGTCCAACAACTTCCAGAAGCCCAAACCCGCCAAAGGCAAGGCTGAGGCTCACTTCTCCCTGGTGCACTATGCAGGCACTGTGGACTACAACATTATTGGCTGGCTGGACAAGAACAAGGACCCCCTAAATGAGACCGTTGTGGGGCTGTACCAGAAATCCGGGTTGAAGACTCTGGCTTTCCTATTTTCTGGGGGACAAGCTGCTGAAGCAG AGGGCGGCGGTGGAAAGAAAGGTGGCAAGAAGAAGGGTTCTTCTTTCCAGACCGTGTCAGCCCTCTTCAGG GAGAATTTAAATAAGCTGATGACCAACTTGAAGAGCACCCACCCCCACTTTGTCAGATGCCTCATTCCCAATGAAACTAAGACTCCTG GTGCCATGGAGCATGAACTGGTCTTGCACCAGCTCAGGTGTAACGGGGTGCTGGAAGGAATCCGCATCTGTAGGAAGGGGTTCCCCAGCAGGATCCTCTATGCAGACTTCAAGCAGAG ATACAAAGTCCTAAACGCAAGTGCCATCCCTGAGGGTCAGTTCATCGATAGCAAGAAGGCCTCTGAGAAACTTCTGGGTTCCATTGACATCGACCACACTCAGTACAAATTCGGTCACACTAAG GTTTTCTTTAAAGCCGGCCTGTTGGGAACTCTAGAGGAGATGCGAGATGAAAAGCTGGCTCAGCTCATCACCCGCACTCAAGCCGTGTGCAGAGGGTACCTGATGAGGGTGGAGTTCAAAAAGATGATGGAGAGGAG agAGTCCATCTTCTGCATCCAGTACAACGTCCGCGCCTTCATGAATGTGAAACACTGGCCCTGGATGAAGCTGTATTTCAAGATCAAACCTCTGCTGAAGAGCGCAGAGACCGAGAAGGAGATGGCCAACATGAAGGAAGATTTTGAGAAGGCCAAGGAGGATCTGGCTAAGTCAGAGGCAAAAAGGAAGGAACTAGAAGAAAAGATGGTAGCTTTGATGCAGGAGAAAAATGACCTGCAGCTCCAGGTTCAAGCT GAAGCAGATGGCTTGGCTGATGCTGAGGAAAGGTGCGACCAACTGATCAAAACCAAAATCCAGCTGGAGGCCAAAATCAAAGAGCTGACTGAGAGGGCCGAGGATGAAGAGGAGATCAACGCTGAGCTCACGGCCaagaagaggaagctggaggaCGAGTGCTCAGAGCTGAAGAAGGACATTGACGACCTTGAGCTGACACTGGCCAAGGTTGAGAAGGAGAAGCATGCCACGGAGAACAAG GTGAAAAACCTGACAGAGGAGATGGCAGGCCTGGATGAAAATATCGCCAAGCTGACCAAGGAGAAGAAGGCCCTCCAGGAGGCCCACCAGCAGACCCTGGATGACCTACAGGCAGAGGAGGACAAAGTCAACACCCTGaccaaagccaaaaccaagcTGGAACAGCAAGTGGATGAC CTTGAAGGATCACTGGAACAggaaaagaagctgaggatggaCTTAGAAAGAGCCAAGAGGAAACTGGAGGGGGACCTGAAACTGGCCCAAGAGTCCACAATGGACATAGAAAACGATAAACAGCAGCTTGATGAGAAACTCAAAAA GAAAGAGTTTGAAATGAGCAATCTGCAGAGCAAGATTGAGGATGAGCAGGCCCTCGGCATGCAGCTGCAGAAGAAGATCAAAGAGTTGCAG GCCCGCattgaggagctggaggaggaaatCGAGGCAGAGCGGGCCTCCAGGGCCAAAGCAGAGAAGCAGCGCTCTGACCTCTCCCGGGAACTGGAGGAGATCAGCgagaggctggaagaagctggcGGAGCCACTTCAGCCCAGATCGAGATGAACAAGAAGAGAGAGGCTGAGTTCCAGAAAATGCGCAGGGACCTGGAGGAGGCCACGCTGCAGCATGAAGCCACAGCAGCCGCTCTTCGGAAGAAGCACGCGGACAGCGTGGCTGAGCTCGGGGAACAGATCGACAACCTGCAGCGGGTGAAGCAGaagctggagaaggagaagagcgAGCTGAAGATGGAGATTGATGATCTCGCTAGTAACATGGAGACTGTCTCCAAAGCCAAG GGGAACCTTGAGAAGATGTGCCGCACCCTGGAGGACCAACTGAGTGAAGTGAAGaccaaggaggaggagcagcagcgcCTGATCAATGAACTGTCAACCCAGAAGGCACGCTTGCACACAGAGTCAG GCGAGTTTTCCCGACAGCTGGATGAAAAAGACGCTATGGTTTCTCAGCTCTCCCGAGGCAAACAAGCATTTACACAACAGATTGAGGAACTAAAGAGGCAGCTAGAGGAAGAGTCCAAG GCCAAGAACGCTCTAGCCCATGCTCTGCAGTCAGCTCGACATGACTGTGACCTACTGCGGGAACAGTATgaagaggagcaggaagccaAGGCTGAGCTGCAGAGGGCCATGTCCAAGGCCAACAGCGAGGTGGCCCAGTGGAGGACGAAATATGAGACGGATGCCATCCAGCGcacagaggagctggaggaggccaA GAAGAAGCTGGCTCAGCGTCTGCAGGATGCTGAGGAACATGTAGAAGCTGTGAATTCCAAATGTGCTTCTCTTGAGAAGACGAAGCAGCGGCTTCAGAATGAAGTGGAGGACCTCATGATTGACGTGGAGAGGTCTAACGCTGCTTGTGCTGCGCTTGATAAGAAGCAGAGGAACTTTGACAAG GTCCTGGCAGAATGGAAACAGAAGTACGAGGAAACTCAGGCTGAGCTTGAAGCCTCCCAGAAGGAGTCCCGCTCTCTCAGCACTGAGCTGTTCAAAGTGAAGAACGCCTATGAGGAGTCTCTGGATCAACTTGAGACGctaaagagagagaacaagaacctGCAGC AGGAGATCTCTGACCTGACCGAGCAGATTGCTGAGGGAGGGAAGCACATCCATGAGCTGGAGAAAATCAAGAAGCAAATTGATCAGGAAAAGAGTGAATTACAGGCTTCTCTGGAGGAAGCGGAG GCATCCCTTGAACATGAAGAAGGTAAAATCCTACGCATCCAGCTGGAGTTGAACCAGGTGAAATCCGAGATTGACCGCAAAATTGCTGAAAAAGACGAAGAGATAGATCAGCTGAAGAGAAACCACCTCAGAGTTGTGGAGTCCATGCAGAGCACGCTGGATGCCGAGATCCGAAGCAGGAATGATGCTCTGAGGATtaagaagaagatggagggagaccTCAACGAGATGGAGATCCAGCTGAACCATGCCAACCGCCAGGCTGCGGAGGCAATCAGGAACCTTCGGAACACCCAGGGAATGCTGAAG GACACACAGCTGCATCTGGAtgatgctctcagaggccaggacGACCTGAAAGAGCAGCTGGCCATGGTTGAGCGCAGAGCCAACCTGATGCAGGCTGAGATTGAGGAGCTCAGGGCATCCCTGGAACAGacagagaggagcaggagagTGGCCGAGCAAGAGCTACTGGATGCCAGTGAGCGCGTGCAGCTCCTCCACACCCAG AACACCAGCCTCATCAACACCAAGAAGAAGCTGGAGACAGACATTTCCCAAATCCAGGGAGAGATGGAAGACATCGTCCAGGAAGCCCGCAACGCAGAAGAGAAGGCCAAGAAAGCCATCACTGAT GCCGCCATGATGGCAGAAGAGCTAAAGAAGGAGCAGGACACCAGCGCCCACCTGGAGCGGATGAAGAAGAACATGGAGCAGACTGTGAAGGACCTGCAGCACCGTCTGGACGAGGCTGAGCAGCTGGCGCTAAAGGGTGGCAAGAAGCAGATCCAGAAACTGGAGGCTAGG GTGAGGGAGCTTGAAAACGAGGTGGAAAATGAACAGAAGCGTAACATCGAAGCCGTCAAGGGTCTTCGTAAGCACGAGCGAAGAGTGAAGGAACTCACCTACCAG ACCGAGGAGGACCGCAAGAACGTGCTGAGGCTGCAGGACTTGGTGGACAAATTACAGACTAAAGTGAAAGCCTACAAGAGACAGGCTGAGGAGGCT GAGGAACAATCCAATGTCAACCTGGCCAAGTTCCGTAAGATCCAGCACGAGCTGGAGGAAGCCGAGGAGCGGGCTGACATCGCGGAGTCCCAGGTCAACAAGCTGCGGGTGAAGAGCCGAGAGGTTCACACTAAAGTCATAAGCGAAGAGTAA